A window of Fuerstiella sp. contains these coding sequences:
- the rbsK gene encoding ribokinase encodes MTSAGPNIAVIGSINMDLVVRCDSLARPGETILAKSSAEICGGKGANQAVAAARAGGHVTLLGRVGDDVFANRLLTNLTEEQIRCDTVQTTANCPSGLAIVAVEQSGQNSIMVVPGANERLSVDDIRTFRNIIAAADVVLLQLEIPMDTVLTAIQTARDAGVPVILDPAPVPQKFPDDLFNVDVLCPNESEAAMLSGGPVETIEQAAAAADKLRQRGAGHVVITLGDCGAVLFDGHSSCLVNPFEVTAVDTTAAGDAFAGALAVCWAEGTEFREAVRFANVAGALAASREGAQPGMPTRAEIDAFLKQ; translated from the coding sequence ATGACTTCAGCCGGTCCGAACATCGCTGTGATTGGCTCAATCAATATGGATCTGGTGGTGCGCTGTGATTCTCTGGCACGTCCTGGCGAGACCATTCTAGCCAAATCCTCCGCCGAGATATGTGGGGGGAAGGGCGCAAATCAGGCGGTAGCAGCTGCCCGCGCCGGCGGCCACGTCACTCTGCTTGGCCGCGTGGGAGACGATGTTTTCGCCAATCGTCTGCTCACTAATCTGACCGAGGAACAAATCCGCTGCGATACCGTTCAAACCACAGCCAACTGTCCCAGCGGCCTGGCAATCGTGGCCGTGGAACAAAGTGGCCAAAATTCCATCATGGTGGTGCCTGGGGCAAACGAACGGCTGAGTGTGGATGATATTCGGACATTCCGGAACATCATTGCCGCAGCGGACGTTGTGCTGCTGCAGCTTGAAATCCCCATGGACACTGTTTTGACGGCCATTCAGACGGCCCGTGATGCCGGTGTGCCTGTGATTCTGGATCCGGCTCCTGTCCCACAGAAATTTCCGGACGATTTATTCAATGTTGATGTCCTGTGTCCCAATGAATCAGAAGCTGCAATGCTTTCCGGCGGCCCGGTAGAAACGATTGAACAGGCTGCAGCCGCGGCCGACAAACTTCGTCAACGCGGTGCAGGACACGTTGTCATCACCCTGGGTGACTGCGGCGCGGTGCTGTTCGACGGTCACTCATCGTGCCTGGTCAATCCCTTTGAGGTCACGGCAGTGGATACAACCGCAGCCGGTGATGCGTTTGCCGGAGCATTGGCAGTCTGCTGGGCGGAGGGCACAGAATTTCGGGAAGCAGTCCGTTTTGCGAATGTGGCGGGAGCATTGGCCGCCTCACGTGAAGGTGCTCAGCCGGGCATGCCGACAAGAGCCGAAATCGACGCATTCCTGAAACAATGA
- a CDS encoding nucleoside hydrolase, with protein MLQFSVAALTIFALCLVNDVSGKEPHKPVPLIFDTDIGNDYDDVLALGIIHALQSRGECRLLAVTITKDHELAAPFTDSVNTFYGRGNIPIGVCHSGITNDEGTFNDLANRVDGNRLRYPHNLQSGSDAPDAVDVLRSVLASAEDGSVVIVQVGFSTNLAGLLSSPADSFSPLNGTELVRKKARLLSIMAGAFQQIPDGDGRLQDHREYNVVTDLPAAKQLCESWPVPIVWSGFEIGLNLPYPHQSIREDYRYVTHHPLADACVAYSPHPDDRPTWDLTSVLYAVRPERDYFDISEPGRVMIQNDGLTTFEPADDGRDRYLKIRQDRKARTIATLTLLASQPPQTKLSEIHSSRSSR; from the coding sequence ATGCTGCAATTTTCTGTCGCTGCTTTGACGATTTTTGCCCTGTGTCTGGTGAACGATGTGTCCGGCAAGGAACCCCACAAACCCGTCCCGCTGATCTTTGATACCGATATCGGCAACGATTACGACGATGTCCTGGCACTGGGCATAATCCATGCGCTGCAGTCCCGGGGAGAATGCCGGTTGCTGGCAGTGACCATCACCAAAGATCATGAACTGGCGGCCCCTTTTACCGACAGCGTCAACACGTTCTACGGTCGCGGCAACATCCCGATCGGCGTCTGTCACAGCGGGATCACAAATGACGAAGGAACGTTCAATGACCTTGCAAACAGGGTCGACGGGAACCGTCTGCGCTATCCACACAATTTGCAGTCGGGCAGCGATGCGCCCGATGCGGTGGATGTCCTTCGCAGCGTGCTGGCGTCAGCGGAGGATGGTTCCGTGGTGATCGTGCAGGTTGGGTTTTCCACTAACCTTGCCGGTCTGTTGTCGTCACCGGCAGATTCGTTTAGTCCACTAAACGGCACAGAACTGGTTAGAAAAAAAGCACGTCTTCTGTCAATCATGGCCGGAGCATTTCAGCAGATCCCGGACGGGGACGGCAGGCTGCAGGACCACCGGGAATACAATGTTGTGACCGATCTTCCGGCCGCAAAGCAACTCTGCGAATCCTGGCCGGTACCAATCGTGTGGAGCGGCTTTGAAATCGGCCTGAATCTGCCGTATCCGCATCAAAGTATTCGGGAAGACTATCGCTACGTAACCCATCATCCACTGGCAGATGCCTGTGTTGCTTACAGTCCGCATCCTGATGACCGCCCCACCTGGGATCTGACATCGGTGCTGTATGCCGTGCGTCCGGAACGCGACTATTTCGATATCAGCGAGCCAGGCCGTGTAATGATTCAAAACGACGGCCTGACAACATTCGAACCGGCCGATGACGGTCGCGATCGATATTTGAAAATTCGTCAGGACCGAAAGGCCCGAACGATTGCCACGCTGACCCTGCTGGCCAGTCAGCCTCCACAGACCAAACTATCCGAAATTCACTCCTCCAGGTCCTCCCGTTAG